Proteins co-encoded in one Marmota flaviventris isolate mMarFla1 chromosome 9, mMarFla1.hap1, whole genome shotgun sequence genomic window:
- the Kcne3 gene encoding potassium voltage-gated channel subfamily E member 3 isoform X2: protein MPASISVAMETTNGTETWYESLHAVLKALNATLHSNLLCRPGPGPGSDNQTEERRLNLPGRDDNSYMYILFVMFLFAVTVGSLILGYTRSRKVDKRSDPYHVYIKNRVSMI, encoded by the exons atgccag CCTCAATTTCTGTTGCTATGGAGACTACCAATGGGACTGAGACGTGGTATGAGAGCCTGCATGCTGTGCTGAAGGCCTTAAATGCTACTCTTCACAGCAACTTGCTTTGCCGGCCAGGACCAGGACCAGGGTCAGATAACCAGACTGAGGAGCGGCGGCTCAACCTCCCTGGCCGTGATGACAACTCCTACATGTATATTCTCTTTGTCATGTTCCTGTTTGCTGTTACTGTGGGCAGCCTCATCCTGGGATACACCCGTTCTCGCAAAGTGGACAAGCGTAGTGACCCCTATCATGTATACATCAAGAATCGTGTGTCTATGATCTGa
- the Kcne3 gene encoding potassium voltage-gated channel subfamily E member 3 isoform X1, whose translation MPASSDSPPASISVAMETTNGTETWYESLHAVLKALNATLHSNLLCRPGPGPGSDNQTEERRLNLPGRDDNSYMYILFVMFLFAVTVGSLILGYTRSRKVDKRSDPYHVYIKNRVSMI comes from the exons atgccag CATCCTCTGATTCTCCCCCAGCCTCAATTTCTGTTGCTATGGAGACTACCAATGGGACTGAGACGTGGTATGAGAGCCTGCATGCTGTGCTGAAGGCCTTAAATGCTACTCTTCACAGCAACTTGCTTTGCCGGCCAGGACCAGGACCAGGGTCAGATAACCAGACTGAGGAGCGGCGGCTCAACCTCCCTGGCCGTGATGACAACTCCTACATGTATATTCTCTTTGTCATGTTCCTGTTTGCTGTTACTGTGGGCAGCCTCATCCTGGGATACACCCGTTCTCGCAAAGTGGACAAGCGTAGTGACCCCTATCATGTATACATCAAGAATCGTGTGTCTATGATCTGa